A single window of Vibrio gazogenes DNA harbors:
- the cysI gene encoding assimilatory sulfite reductase (NADPH) hemoprotein subunit produces the protein MSANQETKDQEVLGQVLGPLSDNERLKRESNFLRGTITQDLQDPLTGGFTADNFQLIRFHGMYQQDDRDIRAERTKQKLEPMHNVMLRARMPGGIIQPQQWLAIDQFATEHTLYGSIRLTTRQTFQFHGVLKPQIKMMHQMLNKTGIDSIATAGDVNRNVLCTSNPVESELHQEAYEWAKKISEHLLPKTRAYAEIWLDGEKLETTDEEPILGSNYLPRKFKTTVVIPPHNDIDVHANDLNFVAIAEAGKLIGFNVLVGGGLAMTHGDTSTYPRRADDFGFIPLEKTLDVAAAVVSTQRDWGNRSNRKNAKTKYTLDRVGIDVFKAEVEKRAGTHFTESRPYEFTSRGDRIGWVEGIDGKFHLTLFIENGRLLDYPGKPLKTGVAEIAKIHQGDFRMTANQNLIVAGVTAEQKEQIELIAKAHGLMDDGVSEQRKNSMACVAFPTCPLAMAEAERFLPEFVTDVEGILEKHQLGEDENIILRVTGCPNGCGRAMLAEVGLVGKAPGRYNLHLGGNRAGTRIPKMYKENITEQQILAELDQLVGRWATERNEGEYFGDFVIRSGIIEEVVISKRDFYA, from the coding sequence ATGAGTGCGAATCAAGAAACCAAAGACCAAGAAGTATTGGGACAAGTGCTGGGGCCATTGTCTGATAACGAGCGGCTGAAGAGAGAGAGTAATTTTTTACGTGGCACGATCACGCAAGATCTTCAGGATCCGCTTACCGGTGGATTTACGGCAGATAACTTTCAGTTGATCCGGTTTCACGGGATGTATCAGCAGGATGATCGTGATATTCGGGCTGAGCGGACAAAACAGAAGCTGGAACCGATGCATAATGTGATGCTTCGTGCTCGGATGCCCGGTGGCATTATTCAGCCCCAACAATGGCTCGCGATCGACCAGTTTGCAACGGAACATACGCTATATGGCAGTATCCGTCTGACGACCCGACAAACCTTTCAGTTTCATGGTGTGCTGAAGCCTCAAATTAAAATGATGCATCAGATGCTCAATAAAACCGGGATTGATTCGATTGCTACTGCCGGTGATGTAAACCGTAACGTGCTGTGTACATCGAACCCGGTTGAATCAGAACTTCATCAAGAAGCTTATGAATGGGCGAAGAAAATAAGCGAGCATTTACTGCCGAAAACCCGGGCTTATGCTGAAATATGGCTGGATGGCGAAAAACTGGAAACAACGGATGAAGAACCGATTCTGGGAAGTAACTATTTACCCCGGAAGTTTAAAACAACCGTTGTGATTCCACCGCATAATGACATTGATGTGCACGCGAATGATTTAAATTTTGTGGCGATTGCTGAAGCTGGCAAGTTGATTGGATTCAATGTGCTGGTGGGTGGCGGTTTAGCGATGACGCATGGTGATACTTCAACCTATCCTCGTCGTGCAGATGATTTTGGCTTCATCCCGCTAGAAAAGACACTCGATGTTGCTGCCGCGGTTGTCTCGACACAGAGAGATTGGGGAAACCGTTCTAACCGTAAGAACGCGAAGACTAAGTACACATTAGATCGCGTTGGTATCGACGTATTTAAGGCTGAAGTTGAAAAAAGGGCCGGTACCCATTTTACAGAAAGCCGACCTTACGAGTTCACCAGTCGTGGTGATCGTATCGGATGGGTAGAAGGGATTGATGGTAAATTCCATCTGACCCTCTTTATTGAAAATGGGCGGCTACTGGATTATCCGGGTAAGCCATTAAAGACAGGTGTTGCTGAAATCGCGAAAATCCATCAGGGAGACTTCCGGATGACCGCCAATCAAAATCTGATTGTCGCTGGGGTTACCGCTGAGCAAAAAGAGCAGATTGAATTAATTGCCAAAGCGCATGGTTTGATGGATGACGGTGTGAGTGAACAACGCAAGAATTCAATGGCGTGTGTTGCATTCCCAACATGCCCGTTAGCCATGGCTGAGGCTGAACGTTTCTTACCTGAATTTGTCACCGATGTTGAAGGTATTCTGGAAAAACATCAGTTAGGAGAAGATGAGAATATCATTTTGCGCGTCACCGGCTGTCCCAATGGATGTGGCCGAGCCATGCTCGCGGAAGTTGGACTCGTCGGAAAAGCGCCGGGGCGTTATAACCTGCATCTTGGTGGTAATCGCGCAGGTACGCGGATCCCGAAAATGTACAAAGAAAATATTACAGAACAACAGATATTAGCAGAGCTCGACCAATTAGTAGGACGTTGGGCGACAGAGCGTAATGAAGGTGAATATTTTGGTGACTTCGTGATTCGAAGTGGAATCATTGAAGAGGTCGTCATCTCAAAGAGGGATTTCTATGCCTGA
- the dusA gene encoding tRNA dihydrouridine(20/20a) synthase DusA gives MYPTCRFSVAPMLDWTDRHCRYFHRLLTSQALLYTEMVTTGAIIHGKGDFLAYNDEEHPVALQLGGSNPQDLATCAKLAAERGYDEINLNVGCPSDRVQNGRFGACLMAEPQLVAECVAAMKAEVDIPVTVKTRIGIDEQDCYQFLTDFITIVAEQGGCEQFTIHARKAWLNGLSPKENREIPPLDYPRAYQLKRDFPHLQIAVNGGIKSLEETKAHLEQLDGVMVGREAYQNPYLLAEVDQQIFGLETPVKKRSQVVEEMYPYIESQLSKGAYLGHISRHMIGLFQNMPGARQWRRYISENAHKKGAGIEVIQTALLKIPESLNV, from the coding sequence ATGTATCCTACTTGCCGCTTTTCCGTTGCACCCATGCTCGACTGGACGGACCGTCACTGCCGCTATTTTCATCGATTGCTGACTTCGCAGGCGCTGTTGTATACCGAGATGGTGACGACCGGGGCGATCATTCATGGGAAAGGTGATTTTCTCGCTTACAATGATGAGGAACATCCGGTTGCACTTCAGCTCGGTGGCTCGAATCCACAGGATCTGGCAACGTGTGCTAAATTGGCTGCTGAACGTGGCTATGATGAAATTAATCTCAACGTTGGTTGTCCGTCTGACCGAGTCCAGAATGGCCGGTTTGGTGCGTGTTTGATGGCTGAGCCTCAGCTGGTTGCTGAGTGTGTCGCTGCAATGAAAGCTGAAGTCGATATTCCGGTGACAGTGAAAACAAGAATCGGGATTGATGAGCAGGATTGTTATCAATTTCTGACGGATTTCATAACGATCGTGGCTGAACAAGGTGGCTGTGAGCAGTTTACCATCCATGCGCGTAAAGCCTGGTTGAATGGCCTGAGCCCGAAAGAGAACCGGGAGATCCCACCGTTAGATTATCCCAGAGCTTATCAGTTAAAACGGGATTTTCCCCATTTGCAGATTGCTGTGAATGGCGGTATCAAAAGCCTCGAAGAAACCAAAGCCCATCTGGAGCAACTTGATGGCGTGATGGTTGGTCGTGAAGCATATCAGAATCCATATTTACTGGCGGAAGTCGATCAGCAGATCTTTGGGCTAGAGACGCCAGTGAAAAAGCGCTCACAGGTTGTCGAGGAAATGTATCCGTATATTGAATCGCAATTATCGAAAGGTGCATATCTTGGGCACATCTCTCGTCATATGATCGGGTTGTTTCAGAATATGCCCGGAGCCCGACAATGGCGTCGTTACATTAGTGAGAATGCGCATAAAAAAGGCGCGGGAATCGAAGTGATTCAAACAGCACTGTTGAAAATCCCTGAATCTTTAAATGTGTAA
- a CDS encoding envelope stress response protein PspG translates to MMIELLYLLIFAGVLFFTGVTLFGVMLSIGLSFLFVLAFGMFAMLIKMLPWLLVIVLGIWLFKKYA, encoded by the coding sequence ATGATGATTGAACTGCTGTATTTGTTGATCTTTGCAGGCGTGCTATTTTTTACAGGTGTGACGCTGTTTGGGGTTATGTTGTCGATTGGCTTGTCATTCTTGTTTGTCTTGGCGTTTGGTATGTTCGCCATGTTGATTAAGATGCTGCCTTGGTTACTTGTGATTGTGCTTGGTATTTGGTTATTTAAGAAATATGCATAA
- a CDS encoding DUF4145 domain-containing protein, which produces MKDTTQERAQTPQTNMAMDITLWSKLIGYSSIKSYPLLPCPHCQKNELKLEHESIQSRQLSKESLAKNRKYKAEKAKLLQSSEPMTQSIKAEDITLWKIIGAVASVHDSYTNPINGSPHLLNCFFTCQSCQESVSASGIKLIPEKGFLNSDDVIPHVKFDHFSPPLVMFPISKNVPDSISEELFDAFKYFHFDPSSSAAKLRRAMERFCDHQQIEGNNLNRKVQNLAKPHPEEAMYLEALKLVGNEGTHGNNVDELDLLYAFQIFEFVLELYDRQARFDALQNVYDKLAEKVGKEKLQLKYEPPIMHEALPTKCDKQG; this is translated from the coding sequence ATGAAAGACACAACACAAGAACGGGCACAAACACCACAAACTAACATGGCAATGGATATAACGCTTTGGAGTAAATTAATTGGTTACTCCTCAATTAAAAGCTATCCATTATTGCCTTGTCCTCACTGCCAAAAAAACGAACTAAAACTAGAGCATGAGAGTATTCAAAGTAGACAGCTTAGCAAAGAGTCTCTTGCTAAAAATCGCAAGTACAAAGCGGAAAAGGCAAAACTTCTTCAATCAAGTGAACCAATGACACAGTCTATAAAAGCAGAAGATATTACTTTGTGGAAAATCATTGGAGCGGTAGCGTCAGTGCATGACTCATATACCAATCCTATCAATGGAAGCCCACATTTACTGAACTGCTTTTTTACTTGCCAAAGTTGTCAAGAAAGCGTTTCAGCCTCTGGAATTAAGTTGATTCCTGAAAAAGGTTTCTTAAATTCAGATGATGTTATTCCACACGTGAAATTTGATCACTTTTCTCCTCCGCTGGTGATGTTTCCCATTTCTAAAAATGTTCCTGACAGCATTAGCGAAGAGCTTTTTGATGCCTTCAAATATTTCCATTTTGATCCATCCTCTTCTGCTGCGAAGTTACGCAGAGCCATGGAGCGATTTTGTGACCATCAACAAATCGAAGGTAACAACCTAAATCGTAAAGTACAAAATTTAGCAAAGCCTCATCCAGAAGAAGCCATGTATCTTGAAGCACTGAAACTGGTTGGAAATGAAGGCACTCACGGCAACAATGTTGATGAATTAGACTTACTCTATGCTTTTCAGATTTTTGAATTCGTACTCGAACTCTATGACAGACAAGCACGCTTTGATGCTCTGCAAAATGTATACGATAAATTAGCGGAGAAAGTAGGTAAGGAAAAGCTTCAGCTTAAATATGAGCCTCCGATTATGCATGAGGCTTTGCCCACCAAATGCGATAAACAGGGTTAA
- a CDS encoding type I restriction endonuclease subunit R, with amino-acid sequence MTDATREKIFQDDIISQMVANGWVQGTGEGYNRESALYEADVLTFIKETQPKEWEKFCKVFPTDSERHFLDALVTQLKKADENATDRASRTFGTLGVLRHGLKIRNARFELCQFKPEHDLNPETLARYQQNICRIVPELVYSPYATQAEFEATGKQAKKWRIDLVLFVNGLPVSTLELKSEFKQAVENAIAQYKLTRLPKDPATKKPEPLLSFKRGALVHFAVSQYEVHMATKLVGEETFFLPFNKGTHDGGKGNDIPEDENRYATDYLWNEVLTPDNLLNIIGRFIHLQIEEKEDWEGRKTKKETLIFPRYHQWDVVTKLVNAAIEEGTGNKYLIQHSAGSGKSNSIAWTAHQLSTLHDANGNKQFDSVIVVTDRTVLDDQLQDTIYQFEHADGVVGRINRKEGDGSKSEKLATALETSQPIIIVTIQTFPHVLKAIENSTSLKERRYAIIADEAHSSQTGATARQLKEVLMTDEADDDTELSSEDILDATVAARRGSANLSYYAFTATPKPKTLELFGRRPDPEQPASKRNLPVAYHIYSMRQAIEEGFILDVLRNYTNYKVIYQLKQKLEAEDKEVDSGKAKLKLNNWVRLHDHNISQKVKVIVEHFKKNVMGLLGGQAKAMVVTSSRKEAVRYKLAFDKYVAENSYAGIRAIVAFSGEVEFNAADPDSTAFMDQKFTEHNMNPDLKGREMRKAFNTDDYQVMLVANKFQTGFDQPKLCAMYVDKKLAGVECVQTLSRLNRIYPGKAECGTFVLDFYNDPQDILDAFQPYYQVAELEDVTDPDKIFDLSEKLRASGIFLWSEVEQFVDAFFTKNKSNAAISNICKPAIDRWRKRYTSAVEEYIHAKNVFERTKKTGDAVLIANAENTFKACKQEKDRLEIFKKDLGSFVRFYEFMSQIVDYDDKELEKLSLYARHLRPMLREKVIEEDELDLGNVVMSHYRLSKIRQQDIQLKENTPEYKLHPSNDVGTAKPKDKKEEFLSHIIERLNEVFVTDNLTDKDMINYAFTVRDKLTENETVMSQIANNTREQAMLGDFPRAIDDAILNSSDAHQEQMMQLLSDPNKTKQFARVIFDLLSGVK; translated from the coding sequence ATGACTGACGCGACAAGGGAAAAAATATTTCAGGACGACATCATCAGTCAAATGGTGGCTAATGGCTGGGTGCAGGGTACTGGTGAAGGCTACAACCGCGAATCGGCTCTCTATGAAGCGGATGTGCTGACGTTTATCAAAGAGACTCAGCCGAAAGAGTGGGAGAAGTTTTGCAAAGTCTTCCCGACCGACTCAGAGCGCCACTTCCTTGATGCCTTGGTCACGCAGCTTAAAAAAGCCGATGAAAATGCTACCGACCGCGCATCACGCACTTTTGGCACCTTGGGCGTGCTTCGTCATGGTTTAAAAATCCGCAATGCCCGTTTTGAATTGTGTCAGTTTAAGCCAGAGCATGACCTCAACCCTGAAACCTTGGCGCGTTATCAGCAAAACATCTGTCGTATTGTGCCAGAGCTGGTTTATAGCCCTTATGCTACGCAAGCTGAATTCGAGGCGACTGGTAAACAGGCTAAGAAATGGCGCATTGACTTAGTGCTGTTCGTTAATGGCTTGCCAGTTTCTACCCTCGAGTTGAAATCTGAGTTCAAACAAGCAGTAGAAAACGCCATTGCGCAATACAAACTGACCCGTTTACCGAAAGACCCTGCCACCAAAAAGCCAGAGCCACTATTGAGTTTTAAACGCGGTGCATTAGTGCATTTCGCGGTAAGTCAGTATGAAGTTCACATGGCAACCAAGCTTGTGGGTGAAGAGACATTCTTCTTACCGTTTAACAAAGGCACACATGATGGCGGTAAGGGCAATGACATTCCCGAAGATGAAAACCGCTACGCGACTGATTATCTGTGGAATGAAGTATTAACGCCAGACAATCTGCTCAATATCATCGGGCGCTTTATCCATCTTCAAATTGAAGAAAAAGAAGATTGGGAGGGTCGTAAGACCAAGAAAGAAACCCTGATCTTCCCGCGTTACCACCAGTGGGATGTCGTCACCAAGCTGGTTAATGCCGCGATTGAAGAAGGCACAGGCAATAAGTACCTCATCCAACACAGTGCAGGTTCGGGCAAGTCCAACTCGATTGCATGGACAGCGCACCAACTTTCGACCTTGCATGATGCCAACGGCAACAAGCAGTTTGATTCGGTGATTGTGGTGACTGACCGCACCGTTCTGGATGATCAGCTACAAGATACCATCTATCAGTTTGAACATGCTGATGGCGTGGTGGGGCGCATCAACCGCAAAGAGGGGGATGGCTCTAAATCAGAGAAGCTAGCAACAGCATTGGAAACCTCTCAGCCTATCATCATCGTGACCATTCAAACGTTCCCGCATGTATTAAAGGCGATCGAGAATTCAACGTCACTGAAAGAGCGTCGTTACGCCATTATTGCCGATGAAGCGCACTCGTCACAAACAGGTGCAACCGCTCGCCAGCTCAAAGAAGTGTTGATGACGGATGAAGCCGATGATGATACCGAACTTTCCTCAGAAGATATTCTTGATGCCACCGTTGCGGCTCGTCGGGGCAGTGCTAACCTGAGTTATTACGCCTTTACCGCCACACCAAAGCCAAAGACTCTGGAGTTGTTTGGTCGCAGACCTGACCCAGAGCAGCCAGCATCTAAACGCAATTTGCCAGTGGCTTACCACATCTATTCAATGCGTCAGGCGATTGAGGAAGGCTTTATTCTTGATGTTTTGAGGAACTACACCAACTACAAGGTGATCTATCAGCTCAAGCAAAAGCTGGAAGCGGAAGATAAAGAGGTCGATTCAGGAAAGGCCAAGCTGAAACTCAATAACTGGGTGCGCCTACATGACCACAATATCTCGCAGAAAGTGAAAGTGATTGTTGAGCACTTCAAAAAGAACGTGATGGGCTTATTGGGTGGTCAAGCTAAGGCTATGGTGGTCACTAGCTCTCGTAAAGAGGCTGTGCGCTACAAACTGGCTTTTGATAAATACGTGGCAGAAAATAGTTATGCGGGGATTCGTGCGATAGTCGCGTTCTCTGGAGAAGTGGAATTTAATGCCGCCGACCCAGACAGCACGGCGTTTATGGATCAGAAATTTACTGAGCACAACATGAACCCTGATCTTAAAGGTCGTGAGATGCGCAAAGCCTTCAACACCGATGACTATCAAGTGATGTTGGTTGCCAACAAGTTCCAGACAGGCTTTGACCAACCGAAACTCTGTGCAATGTATGTAGATAAGAAGCTGGCTGGCGTTGAGTGTGTACAGACACTTTCTCGCCTCAACCGTATCTATCCGGGGAAAGCAGAATGCGGTACTTTCGTGCTCGACTTCTATAACGATCCGCAAGATATTCTTGATGCTTTCCAGCCTTATTATCAAGTGGCAGAGCTGGAGGATGTCACTGACCCTGACAAGATTTTTGACCTATCAGAGAAGCTGCGTGCTAGCGGTATTTTCTTATGGTCGGAGGTCGAGCAGTTCGTTGATGCTTTTTTTACCAAGAACAAGTCTAATGCGGCCATCAGTAATATCTGTAAGCCAGCCATTGATCGATGGCGCAAGCGCTATACCTCTGCGGTCGAAGAATATATTCATGCCAAAAACGTGTTTGAACGCACCAAGAAGACTGGTGATGCGGTGTTAATTGCCAATGCAGAGAACACCTTTAAAGCGTGTAAGCAGGAAAAAGACCGTTTAGAAATCTTCAAGAAGGATTTAGGCAGTTTTGTTCGTTTCTATGAGTTTATGTCGCAGATTGTTGATTACGACGACAAAGAGCTAGAGAAACTCAGCCTTTATGCGCGCCATCTTCGTCCAATGTTGCGCGAGAAGGTGATTGAAGAGGATGAGCTTGATCTGGGTAATGTGGTGATGAGCCACTATCGTCTGTCGAAGATCCGTCAACAGGACATTCAGCTAAAGGAAAATACGCCTGAGTACAAGTTGCACCCAAGTAACGATGTAGGCACAGCCAAACCAAAGGATAAGAAAGAAGAGTTCCTGTCTCACATCATTGAGCGACTGAATGAAGTGTTTGTCACTGACAATCTGACCGATAAAGACATGATCAATTATGCCTTCACCGTGCGTGACAAGTTGACTGAAAACGAAACGGTGATGAGCCAAATCGCCAATAACACTCGCGAGCAAGCCATGTTAGGTGACTTTCCGCGGGCGATTGATGACGCAATTCTGAATAGTAGTGATGCCCACCAAGAGCAGATGATGCAGCTACTATCCGACCCGAATAAGACCAAGCAATTTGCTCGGGTGATTTTTGATTTATTGAGCGGAGTGAAGTAA
- a CDS encoding assimilatory sulfite reductase (NADPH) flavoprotein subunit, translated as MSSANNNISNQSGLFSSPLNDTQLNQLQHTVSQLSPQQLAWVSGYFWGLSQSQTGEVAGAATMSPLAAAKPADKLTIIYASQTGNAKGVAEALEHEAQAQGLPVQIFDASDYKGKDLAKETHVVIVASTNGEGEAPDNALELHEFLQSKKAPKLPNLQYGVIGLGDSSYEFFCQTGKDFDAFLAKLGAKPFLERVDCDVDYDAPAAEWRQQALGILKESMSEGQGEVVPLPIHSAGGATAEYTKLKPYTATLLTNQKITGRDSGKDVRHIEIDLEGSGITYQPGDALGVWYENDADLSSQILSCVGLSGVESVEVDGESISVHSALIRQFEITSSNPQLITRVAALSESTFLKELVEDKDKLREYSAHTQIIDVLKQAAVQLSADELVGLLRRLTPRLYSIASSQSEVDEEVHLTVGVVEYDQNGEARQGGASGFLTHRLEEGDNIKVFIEHNNNFKLPQDDDTAIIMVGPGTGIAPFRSFIQERDNRGASGKSWLFFGDRTFTQDFLYQVEWQKYLKSGALTQMDVAFSRDQAEKVYVQHRLLEKAEQIWEWLQSGAYLYVCGDATHMAKDVHEALITIAEQQGGLGREQAEEYVNELRKAKRYQRDVY; from the coding sequence ATGTCTTCAGCTAACAATAATATTTCCAACCAGAGTGGTTTATTTTCTAGTCCACTCAACGATACGCAACTTAATCAGTTGCAACACACTGTTTCACAACTGTCGCCGCAGCAATTAGCTTGGGTCAGCGGATATTTCTGGGGATTGAGTCAGTCTCAGACTGGTGAGGTTGCCGGTGCGGCGACGATGTCTCCGCTTGCTGCCGCAAAACCTGCCGATAAACTCACTATTATTTATGCTTCCCAAACCGGGAATGCAAAAGGGGTTGCTGAAGCACTGGAACATGAGGCACAAGCACAGGGGCTGCCGGTACAGATTTTTGATGCCAGTGATTACAAAGGTAAAGATCTTGCCAAGGAAACCCATGTTGTCATCGTGGCTTCAACCAACGGTGAAGGTGAAGCGCCTGATAATGCTCTTGAGCTGCATGAATTCTTACAGTCCAAAAAAGCACCGAAACTACCGAATCTACAGTATGGTGTGATTGGTCTGGGTGACTCAAGCTATGAGTTCTTCTGCCAGACGGGTAAAGATTTTGATGCTTTCCTCGCCAAATTGGGTGCAAAACCATTTTTGGAACGGGTTGACTGTGATGTGGACTATGACGCTCCGGCAGCAGAGTGGCGTCAACAAGCGCTGGGGATTCTTAAAGAATCGATGTCGGAAGGGCAGGGTGAAGTTGTGCCGCTACCGATTCATTCCGCAGGCGGTGCTACTGCCGAATATACCAAGCTGAAACCTTATACTGCGACGTTGCTGACCAATCAGAAAATTACTGGCCGGGATTCGGGTAAAGATGTCCGCCATATTGAAATTGACCTTGAAGGATCAGGTATTACTTATCAACCGGGCGATGCATTAGGGGTTTGGTATGAAAATGATGCTGACTTATCCAGCCAGATTTTGAGCTGTGTCGGATTATCTGGCGTGGAGAGTGTCGAGGTTGATGGTGAAAGTATTTCGGTTCACAGTGCTTTAATTCGCCAGTTCGAAATCACCTCATCCAATCCTCAGTTGATTACTCGGGTGGCGGCGTTATCTGAATCGACATTCTTGAAAGAGCTTGTCGAAGATAAAGATAAACTGCGTGAGTATTCCGCGCATACACAGATTATTGACGTGTTAAAACAAGCCGCTGTGCAGTTATCGGCAGATGAATTAGTCGGACTACTACGTCGTTTGACCCCTCGTCTCTATTCCATCGCATCCAGTCAAAGTGAAGTCGATGAAGAAGTTCATCTGACGGTTGGGGTGGTTGAATATGACCAAAATGGTGAAGCCCGTCAGGGAGGCGCCTCCGGATTTTTGACGCATCGTCTTGAAGAAGGCGACAACATCAAAGTTTTCATTGAGCATAATAATAACTTCAAACTTCCTCAGGATGATGATACTGCAATTATCATGGTGGGGCCGGGAACAGGGATTGCGCCATTTAGAAGCTTTATTCAGGAAAGAGATAACCGTGGCGCTTCAGGGAAAAGTTGGTTGTTCTTCGGTGACCGGACATTCACGCAAGATTTTCTCTATCAGGTTGAATGGCAGAAATATCTGAAGTCAGGTGCACTCACTCAGATGGATGTTGCGTTTAGCCGCGATCAGGCCGAAAAAGTTTATGTTCAGCATCGCTTGCTGGAGAAAGCCGAGCAGATTTGGGAGTGGTTACAGAGTGGGGCCTATCTTTATGTCTGTGGTGATGCAACCCATATGGCAAAAGATGTTCACGAAGCCTTGATTACGATTGCCGAACAGCAAGGCGGTTTGGGTCGGGAACAAGCTGAAGAATATGTCAACGAACTCCGTAAAGCGAAGCGTTATCAAAGGGATGTCTACTAA
- a CDS encoding phosphoadenylyl-sulfate reductase, with amino-acid sequence MPDNMLYQPQLSELLSMTKVEQSLLLAELNGYLESLSAQERIIWAFENLQGTFAVSSSFGIQAALMLHLVSQVKNDVPVILTDTGYMFPETYQFIDLLTERLNLNLKIYRAALTPAWQEARYGKLWEQDVEGIEKYNRLNKVEPMRRALKELEVGTWFSGLRREQSKSRAHLPVLAIQNGVFKFLPVIDWTNKDVHYYLKEYDLPYHPLWDEGYLSIGDVHTTQKWEPGMSEEETRFFGLKRECGLHEDDGESYGSGI; translated from the coding sequence ATGCCTGATAATATGTTATATCAGCCCCAGCTTTCTGAGTTACTCAGTATGACAAAAGTGGAGCAGTCGCTGCTCTTGGCTGAATTAAACGGGTATCTGGAAAGTTTGTCGGCTCAAGAAAGGATCATTTGGGCATTTGAGAACTTACAGGGAACATTTGCAGTCTCTTCTAGTTTTGGTATTCAAGCTGCATTGATGTTACATCTGGTTTCTCAAGTTAAAAATGATGTTCCGGTTATCCTGACTGATACAGGATATATGTTTCCTGAAACATATCAGTTTATTGACTTGTTGACGGAAAGGTTGAACCTCAATCTGAAAATATATCGTGCGGCGCTTACACCTGCTTGGCAGGAAGCTCGTTACGGCAAGTTGTGGGAACAGGACGTTGAGGGGATTGAGAAATACAACCGACTCAATAAAGTTGAACCGATGAGAAGAGCTCTGAAAGAGTTGGAAGTTGGTACTTGGTTCTCTGGACTGCGTCGTGAGCAGTCGAAATCTCGTGCTCATCTACCGGTGCTTGCGATCCAGAATGGTGTTTTTAAATTCTTGCCGGTGATCGATTGGACGAATAAAGATGTCCATTATTATCTGAAAGAATATGACTTGCCTTATCATCCGCTATGGGATGAAGGTTATCTCTCTATCGGTGACGTGCATACCACTCAAAAATGGGAACCCGGTATGTCAGAAGAAGAAACACGCTTCTTTGGTTTGAAAAGAGAATGTGGGCTTCATGAAGATGATGGTGAATCTTATGGCTCAGGTATTTAA